The Corvus hawaiiensis isolate bCorHaw1 chromosome 10, bCorHaw1.pri.cur, whole genome shotgun sequence genome includes a window with the following:
- the PFN2 gene encoding profilin-2 isoform X2, producing the protein MAGWQSYVDNLMCDGCCQEAAIVGYCDAKYVWAATAGGIFQSITPGEIDMIVGKDREGFFTNGLTLGAKKCSVIRDSLYVDGDCTMDIRTKSQGGEPTYNVAVGRAGRALVIVMGKEGVHGGTLNKKAYELALYLRRSDV; encoded by the exons ATGGCCGGCTGGCAGAGCTACGTGGACAACCTGATGTGCgatggctgctgccaggaggcCGCCATTGTGGGCTACTGCGACGCCAAGTACGTCTGGGCAGCCACGGCCGGCGGCATCTTCCAGAGCATCACG CCAGGAGAAATAGATATGATTGTAGGAAAAGACCGAGAGGGTTTCTTCACCAATGGTCTGACCCTTGGTGCAAAGAAGTGCTCTGTGATCAGAGATAGCCTGTATGTCGATGGTGACTGCACAATGGACATCAGGACAAAGAGTCAAGGTGGTGAGCCGACATATAATgttgctgtaggcagagctggACGAG CATTGGTTATAGTCATGGGAAAGGAAGGTGTCCATGGAGGGACACTCAACAAGAAAGCATATGAACTGGCTTTATACCTGAGGAGGTCTGATGTCTGA
- the PFN2 gene encoding profilin-2 isoform X1, translating to MAGWQSYVDNLMCDGCCQEAAIVGYCDAKYVWAATAGGIFQSITPGEIDMIVGKDREGFFTNGLTLGAKKCSVIRDSLYVDGDCTMDIRTKSQGGEPTYNVAVGRAGRVLVFVMGKEGVHGGGLNKKAYSMAKYLRDSGF from the exons ATGGCCGGCTGGCAGAGCTACGTGGACAACCTGATGTGCgatggctgctgccaggaggcCGCCATTGTGGGCTACTGCGACGCCAAGTACGTCTGGGCAGCCACGGCCGGCGGCATCTTCCAGAGCATCACG CCAGGAGAAATAGATATGATTGTAGGAAAAGACCGAGAGGGTTTCTTCACCAATGGTCTGACCCTTGGTGCAAAGAAGTGCTCTGTGATCAGAGATAGCCTGTATGTCGATGGTGACTGCACAATGGACATCAGGACAAAGAGTCAAGGTGGTGAGCCGACATATAATgttgctgtaggcagagctggACGAG tcttGGTCTTTGTAATGGGCAAAGAAGGGGTCCATGGAGGCGGATTGAATAAGAAGGCATACTCAATGGCAAAATACTTGAGAGACTCTGGGTTCTAG